A window of the Bradyrhizobium ottawaense genome harbors these coding sequences:
- a CDS encoding enoyl-CoA hydratase-related protein: MASDQIEIDTGTSELLCEIRDRVALITLNRPEARNALSDHLTPALRRMIKQCGDDPAVGALLITGAGAAFCAGGDVKGMGSNSSKAETPFEERVADLRTRQRTLTGALVAVRKPTVAALPGPAAGAGMALALACDIRIAGESAIMSTGYARIGLTGDYGVAWLLTRLVGTSRARELMFLSERIDARRCETLGLVNRVVPDTELREAAFALAKSLAEGPSIALAYIKDNLDHALKSDFLDSMDQEAENMVRSSRTADHKEAVGAFIGKRKPAFAGR, from the coding sequence ATGGCAAGTGATCAGATCGAGATCGACACCGGGACCAGCGAGCTATTGTGTGAAATCCGCGATCGCGTCGCGCTCATCACGCTCAATCGCCCCGAAGCGCGCAACGCGCTCTCTGACCATCTGACGCCGGCCCTGCGGCGGATGATCAAGCAATGCGGCGATGACCCTGCCGTCGGGGCGTTGCTGATCACGGGCGCGGGCGCGGCCTTTTGCGCCGGCGGCGACGTCAAGGGCATGGGCAGCAATTCCAGCAAGGCTGAAACGCCGTTTGAAGAACGCGTCGCCGACCTGCGAACAAGGCAGCGCACTTTGACTGGCGCGCTGGTGGCGGTGAGGAAGCCGACGGTCGCAGCACTTCCAGGTCCCGCGGCCGGCGCCGGGATGGCGCTCGCGCTCGCCTGCGATATCCGCATTGCCGGTGAATCCGCGATCATGTCCACCGGATACGCTCGCATCGGGTTGACGGGCGATTACGGTGTCGCGTGGTTGCTGACCCGGTTGGTCGGAACCTCGCGCGCGCGGGAACTGATGTTCCTGTCGGAGAGGATCGACGCCCGGCGTTGCGAGACACTTGGTCTCGTCAATCGTGTGGTGCCCGACACGGAGCTTCGCGAGGCAGCGTTTGCGCTCGCGAAGTCGCTGGCCGAGGGACCGTCGATCGCGCTCGCCTACATCAAGGATAACCTTGACCATGCCTTGAAATCAGACTTTCTGGATTCAATGGATCAGGAAGCGGAAAACATGGTGCGGTCGTCGCGGACGGCCGATCACAAGGAGGCTGTGGGCGCCTTCATCGGCAAGCGCAAGCCCGCATTCGCGGGGCGTTAG
- a CDS encoding acyl-CoA dehydrogenase family protein has product MELALSPEDAAFRDEVRAFIADNYPAEMRVANPETDLSKEQMLLWHRILHRKGWIAPLWPKEFGGPGWSITRRFIFEQETTRAGTMPPLAFSVTMVGPVIYTFGNEAQKKKFLPRILSGEDWWCQGYSEPGSGSDLATVRTKAVRDGDNYVVNGHKTWTTLAQHADWIFCLVRTDPTAKPQSGISFILIDMKSPGVTVRPIITIDGSHEVNDVFLENVRVPVENLIGEENKGWTYAKFLLGNERTSMAGIGRSTRYIEKLKKIVKAEIPADDPAHLEFLKEIAHVELDVLALEATELRVVAQMARGIDPGPAASLFKIRGTEIFQNITELTHRAIGNYGLAIREHPVSANHFMPGPDFGHTASEKYLNSRKLSIYGGSNEIQRNIIAKAVLGL; this is encoded by the coding sequence ATGGAGCTCGCGCTTTCACCCGAGGATGCCGCGTTCCGCGATGAGGTGCGCGCCTTCATCGCGGATAATTATCCGGCGGAGATGCGCGTTGCCAATCCCGAGACCGATTTGAGCAAGGAGCAGATGTTGTTGTGGCATCGCATCCTGCACAGGAAAGGCTGGATCGCACCGCTGTGGCCCAAGGAGTTCGGCGGACCTGGCTGGTCGATTACCAGGCGTTTCATCTTCGAACAGGAGACGACCCGTGCCGGCACCATGCCGCCGCTGGCCTTTAGCGTCACCATGGTCGGACCCGTCATCTACACCTTTGGCAATGAGGCGCAGAAAAAGAAGTTTCTGCCCCGCATTCTGTCGGGCGAGGACTGGTGGTGCCAGGGCTATTCCGAACCTGGATCGGGCTCTGATCTCGCCACCGTCCGTACCAAGGCGGTGCGTGACGGCGACAACTATGTCGTCAACGGCCACAAGACCTGGACGACCTTGGCCCAGCACGCGGACTGGATTTTCTGCCTGGTCCGGACCGATCCGACCGCAAAGCCGCAATCCGGCATTTCGTTCATCCTGATCGACATGAAGTCGCCCGGCGTTACCGTGCGTCCGATCATCACCATCGACGGTTCGCACGAGGTCAACGACGTATTCCTCGAAAACGTCCGGGTCCCCGTCGAGAACCTGATCGGCGAGGAGAACAAGGGCTGGACCTACGCCAAATTCCTGCTCGGCAACGAGCGCACCAGCATGGCCGGCATTGGCCGCTCGACACGGTACATCGAGAAGTTGAAGAAGATCGTGAAGGCCGAAATTCCGGCCGATGATCCGGCGCACCTCGAATTCCTCAAGGAAATCGCACATGTCGAGCTCGACGTACTGGCGCTGGAGGCGACCGAACTGCGCGTCGTGGCGCAGATGGCTCGTGGCATCGATCCGGGACCGGCGGCGTCGCTGTTCAAGATCCGCGGCACCGAGATATTCCAGAACATCACCGAATTGACCCATCGGGCGATCGGCAACTACGGCTTGGCGATCCGTGAGCATCCGGTCAGCGCCAATCATTTTATGCCCGGCCCGGACTTCGGACATACCGCGTCCGAGAAATACCTGAACTCACGCAAGCTCAGCATCTACGGCGGATCCAACGAGATTCAACGCAACATCATCGCCAAAGCAGTGCTCGGTCTCTAG
- a CDS encoding acetyl-CoA C-acyltransferase, producing the protein MTTEAVIVSTARTGVGKAYRGALNNTEGPTLAGHVIAEAVKRAGIAPGEVEDVVMGCAMQQGTMVMNVARKGAIRAGLPVTVAGTTIDRQCASGLQAIAVAARSVMHDGVEVAIGGGIESISLVQNEHMNRFHAVDDELMAMKPEMYMSMLETAEVVASRYNIGRDQQDEYSLECQRRVGAALQGGRFNDEIVPITTKMAVVNKDTKEITFQQVTLAKDEGPRPDTTAEGLAKIKPVFEGKTISAGNASQLSDGASACVIMSDKIAAQKGLKPLGIFRGFVAAGVEPDEMGVGPVVAIPRLLKRHGLKIDDIDLWELNEAYAVQVIYCRDKLGIDPEKLNVNGGSIAIGHPYGMTGARLTGHLLIEGRRRKAKYGVVTMCIGGGMGAAGLFEIVH; encoded by the coding sequence ATGACCACAGAAGCAGTTATCGTTTCCACCGCCCGCACCGGCGTCGGCAAGGCTTATCGCGGCGCGCTCAACAACACCGAGGGCCCGACCCTGGCCGGCCACGTGATCGCCGAGGCAGTCAAGCGCGCTGGCATTGCGCCCGGCGAGGTCGAGGACGTGGTGATGGGCTGCGCCATGCAGCAGGGCACCATGGTGATGAACGTCGCTCGCAAGGGGGCGATCCGCGCAGGCCTGCCGGTGACGGTCGCCGGCACTACGATCGATCGCCAATGCGCCTCCGGCCTGCAGGCGATCGCGGTCGCTGCGCGCTCGGTGATGCATGATGGCGTCGAGGTCGCGATCGGCGGTGGGATCGAGTCGATCAGCCTGGTGCAGAACGAGCACATGAACCGCTTCCACGCGGTCGATGACGAGCTGATGGCGATGAAGCCGGAAATGTACATGTCGATGCTGGAGACCGCCGAGGTCGTCGCGTCGCGCTACAACATCGGCCGCGATCAGCAGGACGAATATTCGCTCGAATGCCAGCGCCGCGTCGGCGCCGCGCTGCAAGGCGGCCGCTTTAACGACGAGATCGTGCCGATCACGACCAAGATGGCGGTCGTCAACAAGGATACCAAGGAGATCACCTTTCAGCAGGTGACCCTGGCAAAGGATGAAGGCCCGCGGCCTGATACGACGGCGGAAGGACTTGCAAAAATCAAACCGGTGTTCGAGGGCAAGACCATCAGCGCCGGCAACGCCAGCCAGCTCTCTGACGGCGCCTCGGCCTGCGTGATCATGAGCGACAAGATCGCCGCGCAGAAGGGCCTGAAGCCGCTCGGCATCTTCCGCGGCTTTGTCGCCGCCGGCGTTGAGCCGGACGAGATGGGCGTCGGCCCGGTCGTCGCGATCCCGCGGCTTCTGAAACGGCACGGCTTGAAGATCGACGACATCGATCTCTGGGAGCTGAACGAGGCCTATGCGGTGCAGGTGATCTACTGCCGCGACAAGCTCGGCATCGACCCGGAAAAGCTCAACGTCAATGGCGGCTCGATCGCAATCGGCCACCCCTATGGCATGACGGGTGCGCGGCTGACCGGCCACCTCCTGATCGAGGGCCGGCGGCGCAAGGCAAAGTACGGCGTAGTGACCATGTGCATCGGCGGCGGCATGGGCGCGGCGGGTCTGTTCGAAATCGTCCACTGA
- a CDS encoding NAD(P)H-dependent flavin oxidoreductase, giving the protein MKTAITELFGIQHPIIQGGMHYVGFAEMAAAVSNAGGLGIITGLTQKTPELLAKEIARCRDMTDKPLGVNLTFLPSFTAPPYPEYIAAIKEGGVKAVETAGRSPEQYMPALKAAGIKVIHKCTSVRHSLKAEKIGCDAVSVDGFECGGHPGEDDIPNMILLPRAADELKIPFVASGGMADARSLVAALSMGAAGMNMGTRFIATKEAPVHPNVKKALVEASELDTVLVMRALRNTERVLKNKGVDHLLEIEREKGASLKIADIHEQVAGVYPKVMLDGEMDAGAWSCGMVVGLIHDIPTVKDLIDRIMAEAEQIIRQRLVGFLDGVEPAKAMKVA; this is encoded by the coding sequence GTGAAGACAGCAATCACTGAACTGTTCGGCATCCAGCACCCGATCATCCAGGGCGGCATGCATTATGTCGGCTTCGCCGAGATGGCCGCAGCCGTATCGAATGCCGGCGGCCTTGGCATCATCACCGGTCTGACCCAGAAGACACCCGAACTGCTCGCCAAGGAAATCGCCCGCTGCCGCGACATGACCGACAAGCCGTTGGGCGTGAACCTGACCTTCCTACCGAGCTTTACCGCGCCGCCCTATCCGGAATACATCGCCGCGATCAAGGAGGGGGGCGTGAAGGCCGTGGAAACCGCCGGCCGCAGCCCCGAACAATACATGCCAGCGCTGAAGGCCGCCGGCATCAAGGTGATCCATAAATGCACCTCGGTGCGGCATTCGCTGAAGGCCGAGAAGATTGGCTGCGACGCCGTTAGCGTCGATGGCTTTGAGTGCGGCGGCCATCCCGGCGAGGATGACATCCCGAACATGATCCTGCTGCCGCGCGCCGCGGATGAACTGAAGATTCCGTTCGTGGCCTCGGGCGGCATGGCGGATGCACGCAGCCTGGTCGCCGCGCTGTCGATGGGTGCTGCCGGCATGAACATGGGCACGCGCTTCATCGCCACAAAGGAAGCGCCGGTCCATCCCAATGTGAAGAAGGCGCTGGTCGAGGCCAGCGAACTCGACACTGTGCTGGTCATGCGTGCGCTACGCAACACTGAGCGCGTGTTGAAGAACAAAGGGGTCGACCACCTCCTCGAGATCGAGCGCGAGAAGGGCGCGAGCCTGAAGATCGCTGACATCCACGAACAGGTCGCGGGCGTTTATCCGAAGGTGATGCTCGATGGCGAAATGGATGCCGGCGCCTGGAGCTGCGGCATGGTGGTCGGGTTGATCCACGACATCCCGACGGTGAAGGATTTGATCGATCGCATCATGGCCGAGGCTGAGCAGATCATCCGCCAACGTCTGGTCGGGTTCCTCGACGGCGTCGAACCGGCAAAGGCGATGAAGGTCGCATGA
- a CDS encoding SDR family oxidoreductase: MQKRNRTVAVIGAGDFIGGEIAKKFASEGFTIFAGRRNGDKLAPLVKEIEAAGGEIHARSLDARKEEEIVSFLNDADKHAPLEVCIFNIGANVNYPILDTTERVFRKVWEMACYSGFLAGREATRLMLPRGEGNIFFTGATASLRGGSGYAAFASAKFGLRAVAQAMARELGPKNIHVAHLIIDSGVDTEWVRQRRIEALGPDALDNPDLLMPPSSVAASYWQLYQQPKSAWTFELEIRPFGEKW, from the coding sequence TTGCAGAAGAGAAACAGAACAGTCGCGGTAATCGGCGCTGGCGATTTTATCGGTGGCGAGATTGCCAAGAAGTTCGCCTCCGAAGGCTTCACCATCTTTGCCGGCCGCCGTAACGGCGACAAGCTCGCGCCGCTGGTCAAGGAGATCGAGGCCGCGGGCGGCGAGATCCATGCCCGTTCGCTCGACGCGCGCAAGGAAGAGGAAATCGTCTCCTTCCTCAACGACGCCGACAAGCACGCGCCGCTGGAGGTCTGCATCTTCAACATCGGCGCCAACGTCAACTATCCGATTCTCGACACCACCGAGCGGGTGTTCCGGAAGGTCTGGGAGATGGCGTGCTATTCCGGCTTCCTCGCGGGACGCGAGGCGACGCGGCTGATGCTGCCGCGCGGGGAGGGCAACATCTTCTTCACCGGCGCTACCGCGTCGCTCCGCGGCGGCTCCGGTTATGCCGCGTTTGCCAGCGCCAAGTTCGGCCTGCGTGCCGTGGCCCAGGCGATGGCGCGGGAGTTGGGACCGAAAAATATCCATGTCGCCCATCTCATCATCGATTCCGGCGTCGACACCGAATGGGTACGCCAGCGGCGGATCGAGGCGCTGGGGCCGGATGCGCTGGACAATCCGGACCTGCTGATGCCGCCGTCGTCGGTCGCAGCGTCCTACTGGCAGCTCTATCAACAGCCGAAGAGTGCCTGGACGTTCGAGCTGGAAATCCGCCCCTTCGGCGAAAAGTGGTAG
- a CDS encoding ABC transporter substrate-binding protein, whose protein sequence is MSIRLGFAAACVTASLLASSALAADELGVTATEIKIGGIFPFSGPASSIGLVGKGVVAYVQLINDRGGINGRKINYIAMDDAYSPPKAVEHARKLVESDEVSFIFGQLGTPGNSATAKYLRGKGVPSIAIVSGSSKFTEIADYPLTTTGLVSYQTEGRIYAKFLDKALPGAKYAILFQNDDLGKDYVSAFKSFLKGEFDKRVVTAAYEVTEPTVDSQVVNLKSSGAEALFIAGTPKFAAQAIRKVAEIGWKAKVIINFPSGSIGGTLKPAGLENSTGVIVGTINKDPTDAKWSGDEGIQAYKAFFAKYLPGADFENTSYLTGYMQGMILEAVLRQCGDDLSRQNIVKQAKSLSHVVLPTAFPGIEVNTSETSNMIWSQMQLQRWSGSSWEPFGGILDASSE, encoded by the coding sequence ATGAGTATCAGACTAGGTTTCGCGGCCGCATGCGTGACCGCTTCGCTGCTCGCGTCATCAGCTCTGGCCGCCGACGAGCTCGGCGTCACCGCGACGGAAATCAAGATCGGCGGGATATTTCCGTTCAGCGGTCCGGCGTCTTCGATCGGCCTGGTCGGCAAGGGCGTGGTGGCCTATGTGCAGTTGATCAACGATCGGGGCGGCATCAACGGCCGCAAGATCAATTACATCGCGATGGACGATGCCTACAGTCCGCCGAAAGCGGTAGAGCACGCCCGCAAGCTGGTCGAAAGCGACGAGGTATCGTTCATCTTCGGGCAACTCGGCACGCCCGGAAATTCGGCGACGGCGAAATATCTGAGGGGTAAGGGCGTTCCCTCGATCGCGATCGTCAGTGGCTCCAGCAAATTCACCGAGATCGCTGATTACCCGCTGACCACGACCGGTCTCGTCAGTTACCAGACCGAGGGAAGAATTTACGCCAAATTCCTCGACAAGGCGTTGCCCGGCGCAAAATATGCGATTCTTTTCCAGAACGACGATCTCGGCAAGGACTACGTCAGCGCCTTCAAATCGTTCCTGAAGGGAGAGTTCGACAAGCGTGTCGTCACGGCGGCCTATGAGGTGACCGAGCCGACCGTGGACTCCCAGGTCGTCAATCTCAAGAGCTCGGGCGCCGAGGCGCTGTTCATTGCCGGGACACCGAAATTCGCCGCGCAGGCGATCCGCAAGGTTGCGGAGATCGGCTGGAAGGCCAAGGTCATCATCAACTTTCCGTCGGGTTCGATCGGCGGCACTTTGAAGCCGGCCGGCCTTGAGAATTCCACCGGCGTCATCGTCGGAACCATCAACAAGGACCCCACCGATGCGAAGTGGAGTGGCGACGAAGGCATCCAGGCTTACAAGGCATTCTTTGCCAAGTACCTGCCGGGCGCGGATTTCGAGAACACCAGTTATCTCACCGGCTACATGCAGGGCATGATCCTTGAAGCGGTACTCCGGCAGTGCGGCGATGACCTCTCCCGACAGAACATCGTCAAGCAGGCCAAATCGCTCAGTCACGTCGTGCTTCCCACCGCCTTTCCGGGAATCGAAGTGAACACCAGCGAAACCAGCAACATGATCTGGAGCCAGATGCAGTTGCAGCGCTGGAGCGGCAGCAGCTGGGAACCGTTCGGCGGGATTTTAGACGCAAGCTCCGAGTGA
- a CDS encoding acyl-CoA dehydrogenase family protein, with product MDIQFTEEQELLRSSVQRLLRDQYDFDARRKIVASEEGFSRKQWQAFAELGLFAASFSEDVGGLGGGPLSTMIIMQEFGRHLVIEPFVETVVLAGGLIEQLGSKEQKQRFISDIIAGQTTWALAWTEKGSRFDLASVSTTARRDGTEYLLSGEKTAVIAAPWADYLIVSARTSGHRHDRGGVSLFVVDRRAANLDLQSFKTIDGRRAAEISLRDVRGELLGSEGEGVGALEACRDRAIGALCAEAVGAIAELNAATLEYSKTRKQFGATIGSFQVLQHRMVDMFIAHQEAFSLMQHLSLSLSAGKAGVSRLASGAKSKIGYAGRFVADQAVQLHGGMGMTDELNVGHYFKRISSINIQFGDPAFHVLRYAQLDAAA from the coding sequence ATGGATATCCAGTTCACGGAAGAACAGGAACTGCTGCGATCCAGCGTCCAGCGGCTGTTGCGCGACCAGTATGATTTCGACGCGCGCCGCAAGATCGTCGCGAGCGAAGAGGGCTTTAGCCGCAAGCAATGGCAGGCATTTGCCGAACTCGGCCTGTTCGCTGCATCGTTCTCCGAAGACGTCGGCGGTCTCGGCGGCGGGCCGCTATCGACCATGATCATCATGCAGGAGTTCGGCCGTCACCTCGTGATCGAGCCGTTTGTCGAAACGGTCGTGCTTGCGGGTGGCCTGATCGAACAGCTCGGCTCCAAGGAACAGAAGCAGCGCTTTATCTCCGACATCATTGCGGGACAGACGACCTGGGCGCTGGCCTGGACTGAAAAGGGTTCGCGCTTCGACCTCGCCAGCGTCTCGACCACGGCGCGCCGCGACGGCACGGAGTATCTGCTGAGCGGCGAAAAGACGGCCGTGATCGCCGCGCCTTGGGCGGATTATCTGATCGTCTCTGCCCGCACCTCCGGCCATCGCCATGATCGTGGCGGCGTCAGTCTGTTCGTGGTCGATCGCCGTGCCGCCAATCTCGACCTGCAGAGCTTCAAGACCATCGACGGCCGCCGCGCCGCCGAAATCAGCCTGCGCGACGTCAGGGGAGAGTTGCTCGGCAGCGAAGGCGAGGGCGTGGGCGCGCTGGAAGCCTGCCGCGACCGCGCCATCGGCGCGCTCTGTGCGGAAGCGGTCGGCGCGATCGCCGAGTTGAACGCCGCGACGCTGGAATACTCCAAGACCCGAAAACAGTTCGGCGCGACGATTGGCTCCTTCCAGGTGTTGCAACACCGGATGGTCGATATGTTCATCGCGCATCAGGAAGCGTTTTCGTTGATGCAGCATCTCAGTCTCAGCCTCAGCGCCGGCAAAGCCGGTGTCTCGCGGCTCGCTTCCGGCGCCAAGTCGAAGATCGGTTATGCCGGCAGGTTCGTTGCCGACCAGGCGGTGCAGCTTCACGGTGGCATGGGCATGACCGACGAGTTGAATGTCGGCCATTACTTCAAGCGAATTTCTTCCATCAACATCCAGTTCGGCGATCCCGCGTTCCACGTGTTGCGCTACGCGCAGCTCGACGCGGCCGCCTAG
- a CDS encoding AMP-binding protein, translated as MTLHQSPAVLSEGPQFAPREIRIEKRTDGTLVLRSPIAFENPQWSILDFIPEWAEKAPQRVFLAQRGGDGEWQKLSYAELWQRVQSIGQAMIDLGARRGDKLAILSSNSIEHAIVMFAAMSVGVVAASISPNYSLMPGGLARLQDIATLLQPSFVFVQDSEVYSGARKIPELASATWIAADQRPGIVSLQPLYLTRPGAEFEQAFRSIDKEAAAKILFTSGSTGLPKGVINTHKMMASSLQMGALLVSPREAPVQVEWLPWHHTMGSNVILNGILKHGGTLYIDEGRPVPQLFHKTIANLKDVSPTAMFNVPAGYTLLCEALETDQDLRTNFFRQLDRMSYAGAAISRTTLDKLYQLAKAATGRPIPVMSGYGATETAPTISTTHWATDTPGELGLPAPGVELKLIPAGDTYEARVRGPNVTPGYLGRPDLTSAAFDDEGFYRVGDTISFIDPANPGRGLCFTGRVSENFKLANGTWVAVGNLRAALLAATHGVLQDVVIAGENRHSCAVLGWLNPVVARKHAANADSNLNCDPGVIAVLQQSLRLYNAGVGSSERICALTLLEEPPSLAAGEITDKAYVNQRAVLINRAAQMELVYSSEPCGQVVVI; from the coding sequence ATGACCCTTCACCAATCTCCAGCTGTTCTCTCTGAAGGCCCCCAATTCGCGCCACGGGAAATCCGGATCGAGAAACGCACCGACGGGACGCTCGTCCTGCGGTCCCCGATCGCGTTCGAGAACCCGCAATGGTCGATCCTGGATTTCATTCCGGAATGGGCGGAGAAGGCGCCACAACGCGTATTTCTTGCCCAGCGCGGCGGCGACGGCGAGTGGCAGAAGCTCTCCTACGCCGAACTATGGCAACGGGTGCAGTCGATCGGGCAGGCCATGATCGATCTGGGCGCCAGGCGCGGCGACAAATTGGCCATCCTCTCCAGCAATTCGATCGAGCATGCGATCGTGATGTTCGCGGCGATGTCGGTCGGGGTCGTCGCCGCTTCGATATCGCCGAACTATTCGCTGATGCCGGGCGGACTGGCTCGCCTGCAGGACATCGCAACGCTGCTGCAGCCCTCTTTCGTCTTCGTGCAGGACAGCGAGGTCTATTCGGGCGCACGCAAGATCCCGGAGCTTGCGTCCGCGACATGGATCGCAGCAGATCAACGGCCTGGAATTGTCTCGCTTCAGCCACTTTACCTGACGCGTCCCGGCGCGGAATTCGAGCAGGCCTTTCGTTCGATCGACAAGGAGGCTGCCGCAAAAATCCTGTTCACCTCGGGTTCGACAGGGCTGCCGAAGGGCGTGATCAACACGCACAAGATGATGGCAAGCTCGCTGCAGATGGGGGCATTGCTGGTGTCGCCTCGCGAGGCACCGGTACAGGTCGAATGGCTTCCGTGGCATCACACGATGGGAAGCAACGTCATCCTGAACGGCATTCTGAAGCATGGCGGTACGCTCTATATTGACGAGGGGCGTCCGGTCCCGCAATTGTTTCACAAGACGATTGCCAATCTAAAGGACGTATCGCCGACCGCCATGTTCAACGTGCCGGCGGGATACACGCTGTTGTGCGAAGCCCTGGAAACCGACCAGGATTTGCGTACCAACTTCTTCCGGCAACTCGATCGGATGAGTTACGCAGGAGCTGCGATATCGCGGACCACGCTGGACAAGCTGTATCAGCTGGCAAAGGCCGCGACAGGCAGGCCGATTCCGGTGATGTCCGGTTACGGTGCGACCGAAACGGCTCCCACGATCAGCACCACGCACTGGGCAACCGACACGCCGGGCGAGTTGGGCCTTCCGGCTCCGGGGGTGGAGTTGAAACTCATCCCCGCCGGCGACACCTATGAGGCTCGCGTGCGCGGCCCGAATGTGACACCAGGCTATCTGGGCCGGCCGGATTTGACGTCGGCGGCGTTTGACGATGAGGGTTTCTATCGGGTCGGCGACACCATATCCTTCATCGATCCTGCCAACCCAGGCCGCGGACTGTGCTTCACCGGCCGGGTTTCCGAAAATTTCAAGCTCGCCAACGGGACATGGGTGGCTGTCGGCAATCTGAGAGCCGCACTGCTGGCGGCTACGCACGGTGTCTTGCAGGACGTCGTCATTGCCGGCGAAAATCGCCACTCATGCGCCGTGCTGGGTTGGCTAAATCCGGTCGTGGCCAGGAAGCACGCTGCCAATGCCGACAGCAACCTCAACTGCGACCCGGGCGTGATCGCCGTTCTCCAGCAAAGTTTACGGCTTTACAATGCCGGTGTTGGAAGCAGCGAGCGCATCTGCGCCCTCACGCTGCTCGAGGAGCCGCCTTCGCTGGCGGCCGGCGAGATCACGGACAAGGCCTACGTCAATCAACGCGCCGTCCTGATCAATCGGGCGGCGCAGATGGAACTTGTCTATTCGTCCGAACCGTGTGGCCAGGTGGTGGTCATTTAG
- a CDS encoding iron-containing alcohol dehydrogenase, with translation MTKAGFHQYPPMDQVIFGKPAGQALREEAEKRGAKRVFLIVSKTLNTQTDEIEKIRNALGDRYAGTFDGVPQHTTRASAVTATAAAAAAKADLIVAVGGGSVVDAAKIVLMCLEHNITEESGLDGFELVSTPEGPRPGPFRAPKVRMIAIPSTLSGGEYNSGTLVTDSRRKLKQIFSHPMMMPLSIILDPEITRHTPQTLWLGSGTRAMDHGIEAVCSPRGNPLVESVCLRGLRYLYDGLLATKENPDDLEARQFCQLGSWMSAFGLQCRVPMGASHAIGHVLGGTCDVPHYLCTAVMMPSVLKYNQPVTDEAQKRIAEAWRAPDARASDTFAQFIGRLELPGHLSEVGVTQDKFELIGRNAMLSVFTRANPRTIEGPEDIVDILRLAA, from the coding sequence ATGACTAAAGCCGGGTTTCATCAATATCCGCCGATGGATCAGGTGATCTTCGGAAAGCCGGCCGGCCAGGCCTTGCGCGAGGAAGCCGAGAAACGCGGTGCCAAACGCGTGTTCCTCATCGTCAGCAAAACGCTGAACACGCAAACCGACGAGATCGAGAAGATCCGCAACGCGCTAGGCGACAGATATGCCGGTACCTTTGACGGCGTTCCGCAGCATACGACGCGTGCGTCGGCCGTTACGGCGACGGCTGCGGCCGCAGCGGCGAAAGCGGATTTGATCGTCGCCGTGGGCGGCGGCTCCGTGGTTGATGCGGCTAAGATCGTCCTGATGTGCCTTGAGCACAATATCACCGAGGAATCCGGCCTCGATGGATTCGAGCTAGTCTCGACGCCGGAGGGGCCGCGGCCCGGTCCATTTCGCGCTCCGAAGGTCAGGATGATCGCGATCCCCAGCACGCTCTCGGGTGGCGAGTATAACTCCGGAACTCTCGTGACGGACTCGCGCAGGAAGCTGAAGCAGATATTCAGTCATCCGATGATGATGCCGCTGTCGATCATCCTGGATCCGGAAATCACGCGGCACACCCCGCAGACGCTGTGGCTCGGCTCAGGCACGCGTGCGATGGACCACGGGATCGAAGCGGTTTGCTCGCCGAGAGGCAATCCTCTGGTGGAAAGTGTGTGCCTGCGCGGTCTGCGGTACCTGTACGACGGCCTGCTGGCCACGAAGGAAAATCCGGACGATCTGGAAGCCCGGCAATTCTGCCAGCTTGGCTCCTGGATGTCCGCCTTCGGCTTGCAATGCCGCGTTCCGATGGGAGCAAGCCATGCGATCGGACATGTGCTCGGCGGTACCTGCGATGTTCCGCACTACCTTTGTACAGCGGTCATGATGCCGAGCGTGCTGAAATACAATCAACCCGTGACGGACGAGGCGCAAAAGCGAATAGCCGAGGCCTGGCGAGCGCCGGACGCCAGGGCCAGCGATACCTTCGCCCAATTCATCGGCCGATTGGAATTACCCGGCCATCTTTCGGAGGTCGGCGTGACCCAGGACAAGTTTGAACTGATCGGTCGTAACGCGATGCTGTCGGTGTTCACCCGAGCGAACCCAAGGACCATCGAAGGGCCTGAGGATATCGTCGACATTCTCAGGCTTGCTGCATAG